One part of the Marmota flaviventris isolate mMarFla1 chromosome 4, mMarFla1.hap1, whole genome shotgun sequence genome encodes these proteins:
- the Add3 gene encoding gamma-adducin isoform X1 has translation MSSDTSQGVITTPPPPSMPHKERYFDRINENDPEYIRERNMSPDLRQDFNMMEQRKRVTQILQSPAFREDLECLIQEQMKKGHNPTGLLALQQIADYIMTNSFSGFSSPPLSMSVLESFKNYSFISTLKQCLGMVTPINDLPGSDTSSYVKGEKLTRCKLAGLYRLADLFGWAHLANTYISVRISKEQDHIIIIPRGLSFSEATASNLVKVNIIGEVVDQGSTNLKIDHTGFSPHAAIYSTRPDVKCVIHIHTLATAAVSSMKCGILPISQESLILGDVAYYDYQGSLDEQEERIQLQKVLGPSCKVLVLRNHGVVALGETVEEAFHYIFNVQIACEIQVRALAGAGGVDNLLVLDLQKYKAFTHTVAASGGGGVNMGSHQKWKVGEVEFEGLMRTLDNLGYRTGYAYRHPLIREKPRHKSDVEIPATVTAFSFEDDTVPLSPLKYMAQRQQREKTRWLNSPNTYMKVNVPEESRNGETSPRTKITWMKAEDSSKVSSGTPIKIEDPNQFVPLNTNPNEVLEKRNKIREQNRYDLKTAGPQSQLLAGIVVDKPPSTMQFEDEDHGPPAPPNPFSHLTEGELEEYKKTIERKQQGLEDAEQELLSDDASSVSQIQSQTQSPQNVPEKLEENHDLFSKSFISMEVPVMVVNGKDDMHDVEDELAKRVSRLTTSTTIENIEITIKSPEKIEEVLSPDGSPSKSPSKKKKKFRTPSFLKKNKKKEKVEA, from the exons ATGAGTTCAGATACCAGCCAAGGCGTGATcactactcctcctcctcccagcatGCCTCACAAAGAGAGATATTTTGACCGAATCAATGAAAATGACCCTGAATACATTCGGGAGAGGAACATGTCTCCTGATCTACGACAAGACTTCAATATGATGGAGCAGAGGAAACGAGTTACTCAGATTCTGCAGAGTCCT GCTTTTCGGGAAGACCTGGAATGCCTTATTCAAGAACAGATGAAGAAAGGCCACAACCCAACTGGATTACTAGCGTTACAACAGATTGCAGATTATATCATGACCAATTCTTTCTCAGGATTTTCTTCACCTCCCCTCAGTATGTCAGTTttggagagttttaaaaattacagttttatttctactttgaaaCAGT gtcttGGTATGGTCACACCCATCAATGACCTTCCTGGTTCAGATACATCCTCCTATGTGAAGGGAGAAAAACTTACTCGTTGTAAACTTGCCGGCCTATACAGACTTGCAGATTTGTTTGGATGGGCACACCTGGCAAATACGTACATCTCA gtaAGAATAAGTAAGGAGCAAGACCATATTATAATAATTCCCAGAGGCCTATCTTTTTCAGAAGCCACAGCCTCCAATTTG GTAAAAGTCAATATAATTGGAGAAGTGGTTGACCAGGGAAGCACTAACCTGAAAATTGACCATACAGGATTCAGTCCCCATGCTGCCATCTATTCAACACGTCCTGATGTTAAATGTGTGATACACATCCATACCCTTGCTACTGCAGCT GTCTCCTCCATGAAGTGTGGGATCCTTCCAATTTCTCAAGAGTCCCTTATCCTGGGAGATGTTGCCTATTATGACTACCAAGGATCACTTGATGAGCAGGAGGAGAGAATTCAACTGCAGAAAGTTCTGGGGCCAAGTTGTAAG GTGCTGGTACTCAGGAATCATGGAGTGGTAGCACTTGGAGAAACAGTTGAAGAagcttttcattatatttttaatgtgcagATAGCCTGTGAGATTCAG GTACGGGCCTTAGCAGGGGCAGGTGGAGTAGACAATCTACTTGTACTGGACCTTCAGAAGTATAAAGCTTTCACTCACACTGTAGCAGCATCTGGAGGAGGAGGTGTAAATATGGGTTCCCATCAGAAATGGAAGGTTGGCGAGGTTGAATTTGAAGGGCTGATGAGGACTCTGGACAATTTG GGGTATAGAACCGGCTATGCTTACAGGCATCCTCTCATCCGAGAGAAGCCTAGACATAAGAGTGATGTGGAAATCCCAGCAACTGTGACTGCTTTTTCCTTTGAAGATGATACAGTGCCACTCTCTCCTCTCAAATACATGGCACAGAGACAGCAGCGTGAAAAAACAAGATGGTTGAACTCACCAAATACTTATATGAAAGTGAATGTGCCTGAGGAGTCTCGAAATGGGGAAACCAGTCCCAGGACCAAAATCACA tggATGAAGGCAGAGGATTCCTCCAAAGTTAGTAGTGGAACACCTATCAAAATTGAAGATCCCAATCAGTTCGTTCCTCTAAACACAAACCCAAATGAGGTactagaaaagagaaataag ATTCGAGAACAAAACCGATATGACTTGAAAACTGCAGGACCACAGTCTCAGCTGCTGGCTGGAATTGTTGTGGATAAGCCTCCTTCT aCCATGCAATTTGAAGATGAGGATCATGGCCCACCAGCTCCTCCTAACCCATTCAGTCATCTCACAGAAGGAGAACTTGAAGAGTATAAGAAGACAATCGAACGGAAACAGCAAGGCCTGGAAG ATGCTGAGCAGGAATTACTCTCAGATGACGCTTCATCTGTTTCACAAATTCAGTCTCAAACTCAGTCACCGCAAAATGTCCCTGAAAAATTAGAAG AAAACCATGATCTATTTTCCAAGAGCTTCATCTCCATGGAAGTGCCTGTCATGGTAGTAAATGGCAAGGATGATATGCATGATGTTGAAGATGAGCTTGCTAAGCGAGTGAGTAGATTAACTACAAGCACCACCATAGAAAACATCGAGATTACCATTAAGTCTCCAGAAAAAATTGAAGAAGTCCTGTCACCTGATGGCTCTCCTTCAAAATCACcatccaagaaaaagaagaaattccgTACTCcttcttttctgaaaaagaacaaaaaaaaggagaaagttgAAGcctaa
- the Add3 gene encoding gamma-adducin isoform X3: MSSDTSQGVITTPPPPSMPHKERYFDRINENDPEYIRERNMSPDLRQDFNMMEQRKRVTQILQSPAFREDLECLIQEQMKKGHNPTGLLALQQIADYIMTNSFSGFSSPPLSMSVLESFKNYSFISTLKQCLGMVTPINDLPGSDTSSYVKGEKLTRCKLAGLYRLADLFGWAHLANTYISVRISKEQDHIIIIPRGLSFSEATASNLVKVNIIGEVVDQGSTNLKIDHTGFSPHAAIYSTRPDVKCVIHIHTLATAAVSSMKCGILPISQESLILGDVAYYDYQGSLDEQEERIQLQKVLGPSCKVLVLRNHGVVALGETVEEAFHYIFNVQIACEIQVRALAGAGGVDNLLVLDLQKYKAFTHTVAASGGGGVNMGSHQKWKVGEVEFEGLMRTLDNLGYRTGYAYRHPLIREKPRHKSDVEIPATVTAFSFEDDTVPLSPLKYMAQRQQREKTRWLNSPNTYMKVNVPEESRNGETSPRTKITWMKAEDSSKVSSGTPIKIEDPNQFVPLNTNPNEVLEKRNKIREQNRYDLKTAGPQSQLLAGIVVDKPPSTMQFEDEDHGPPAPPNPFSHLTEGELEEYKKTIERKQQGLEENHDLFSKSFISMEVPVMVVNGKDDMHDVEDELAKRVSRLTTSTTIENIEITIKSPEKIEEVLSPDGSPSKSPSKKKKKFRTPSFLKKNKKKEKVEA, from the exons ATGAGTTCAGATACCAGCCAAGGCGTGATcactactcctcctcctcccagcatGCCTCACAAAGAGAGATATTTTGACCGAATCAATGAAAATGACCCTGAATACATTCGGGAGAGGAACATGTCTCCTGATCTACGACAAGACTTCAATATGATGGAGCAGAGGAAACGAGTTACTCAGATTCTGCAGAGTCCT GCTTTTCGGGAAGACCTGGAATGCCTTATTCAAGAACAGATGAAGAAAGGCCACAACCCAACTGGATTACTAGCGTTACAACAGATTGCAGATTATATCATGACCAATTCTTTCTCAGGATTTTCTTCACCTCCCCTCAGTATGTCAGTTttggagagttttaaaaattacagttttatttctactttgaaaCAGT gtcttGGTATGGTCACACCCATCAATGACCTTCCTGGTTCAGATACATCCTCCTATGTGAAGGGAGAAAAACTTACTCGTTGTAAACTTGCCGGCCTATACAGACTTGCAGATTTGTTTGGATGGGCACACCTGGCAAATACGTACATCTCA gtaAGAATAAGTAAGGAGCAAGACCATATTATAATAATTCCCAGAGGCCTATCTTTTTCAGAAGCCACAGCCTCCAATTTG GTAAAAGTCAATATAATTGGAGAAGTGGTTGACCAGGGAAGCACTAACCTGAAAATTGACCATACAGGATTCAGTCCCCATGCTGCCATCTATTCAACACGTCCTGATGTTAAATGTGTGATACACATCCATACCCTTGCTACTGCAGCT GTCTCCTCCATGAAGTGTGGGATCCTTCCAATTTCTCAAGAGTCCCTTATCCTGGGAGATGTTGCCTATTATGACTACCAAGGATCACTTGATGAGCAGGAGGAGAGAATTCAACTGCAGAAAGTTCTGGGGCCAAGTTGTAAG GTGCTGGTACTCAGGAATCATGGAGTGGTAGCACTTGGAGAAACAGTTGAAGAagcttttcattatatttttaatgtgcagATAGCCTGTGAGATTCAG GTACGGGCCTTAGCAGGGGCAGGTGGAGTAGACAATCTACTTGTACTGGACCTTCAGAAGTATAAAGCTTTCACTCACACTGTAGCAGCATCTGGAGGAGGAGGTGTAAATATGGGTTCCCATCAGAAATGGAAGGTTGGCGAGGTTGAATTTGAAGGGCTGATGAGGACTCTGGACAATTTG GGGTATAGAACCGGCTATGCTTACAGGCATCCTCTCATCCGAGAGAAGCCTAGACATAAGAGTGATGTGGAAATCCCAGCAACTGTGACTGCTTTTTCCTTTGAAGATGATACAGTGCCACTCTCTCCTCTCAAATACATGGCACAGAGACAGCAGCGTGAAAAAACAAGATGGTTGAACTCACCAAATACTTATATGAAAGTGAATGTGCCTGAGGAGTCTCGAAATGGGGAAACCAGTCCCAGGACCAAAATCACA tggATGAAGGCAGAGGATTCCTCCAAAGTTAGTAGTGGAACACCTATCAAAATTGAAGATCCCAATCAGTTCGTTCCTCTAAACACAAACCCAAATGAGGTactagaaaagagaaataag ATTCGAGAACAAAACCGATATGACTTGAAAACTGCAGGACCACAGTCTCAGCTGCTGGCTGGAATTGTTGTGGATAAGCCTCCTTCT aCCATGCAATTTGAAGATGAGGATCATGGCCCACCAGCTCCTCCTAACCCATTCAGTCATCTCACAGAAGGAGAACTTGAAGAGTATAAGAAGACAATCGAACGGAAACAGCAAGGCCTGGAAG AAAACCATGATCTATTTTCCAAGAGCTTCATCTCCATGGAAGTGCCTGTCATGGTAGTAAATGGCAAGGATGATATGCATGATGTTGAAGATGAGCTTGCTAAGCGAGTGAGTAGATTAACTACAAGCACCACCATAGAAAACATCGAGATTACCATTAAGTCTCCAGAAAAAATTGAAGAAGTCCTGTCACCTGATGGCTCTCCTTCAAAATCACcatccaagaaaaagaagaaattccgTACTCcttcttttctgaaaaagaacaaaaaaaaggagaaagttgAAGcctaa
- the Add3 gene encoding gamma-adducin isoform X4, with amino-acid sequence MSSDTSQGVITTPPPPSMPHKERYFDRINENDPEYIRERNMSPDLRQDFNMMEQRKRVTQILQSPAFREDLECLIQEQMKKGHNPTGLLALQQIADYIMTNSFSGFSSPPLSLGMVTPINDLPGSDTSSYVKGEKLTRCKLAGLYRLADLFGWAHLANTYISVRISKEQDHIIIIPRGLSFSEATASNLVKVNIIGEVVDQGSTNLKIDHTGFSPHAAIYSTRPDVKCVIHIHTLATAAVSSMKCGILPISQESLILGDVAYYDYQGSLDEQEERIQLQKVLGPSCKVLVLRNHGVVALGETVEEAFHYIFNVQIACEIQVRALAGAGGVDNLLVLDLQKYKAFTHTVAASGGGGVNMGSHQKWKVGEVEFEGLMRTLDNLGYRTGYAYRHPLIREKPRHKSDVEIPATVTAFSFEDDTVPLSPLKYMAQRQQREKTRWLNSPNTYMKVNVPEESRNGETSPRTKITWMKAEDSSKVSSGTPIKIEDPNQFVPLNTNPNEVLEKRNKIREQNRYDLKTAGPQSQLLAGIVVDKPPSTMQFEDEDHGPPAPPNPFSHLTEGELEEYKKTIERKQQGLEENHDLFSKSFISMEVPVMVVNGKDDMHDVEDELAKRVSRLTTSTTIENIEITIKSPEKIEEVLSPDGSPSKSPSKKKKKFRTPSFLKKNKKKEKVEA; translated from the exons ATGAGTTCAGATACCAGCCAAGGCGTGATcactactcctcctcctcccagcatGCCTCACAAAGAGAGATATTTTGACCGAATCAATGAAAATGACCCTGAATACATTCGGGAGAGGAACATGTCTCCTGATCTACGACAAGACTTCAATATGATGGAGCAGAGGAAACGAGTTACTCAGATTCTGCAGAGTCCT GCTTTTCGGGAAGACCTGGAATGCCTTATTCAAGAACAGATGAAGAAAGGCCACAACCCAACTGGATTACTAGCGTTACAACAGATTGCAGATTATATCATGACCAATTCTTTCTCAGGATTTTCTTCACCTCCCCTCA gtcttGGTATGGTCACACCCATCAATGACCTTCCTGGTTCAGATACATCCTCCTATGTGAAGGGAGAAAAACTTACTCGTTGTAAACTTGCCGGCCTATACAGACTTGCAGATTTGTTTGGATGGGCACACCTGGCAAATACGTACATCTCA gtaAGAATAAGTAAGGAGCAAGACCATATTATAATAATTCCCAGAGGCCTATCTTTTTCAGAAGCCACAGCCTCCAATTTG GTAAAAGTCAATATAATTGGAGAAGTGGTTGACCAGGGAAGCACTAACCTGAAAATTGACCATACAGGATTCAGTCCCCATGCTGCCATCTATTCAACACGTCCTGATGTTAAATGTGTGATACACATCCATACCCTTGCTACTGCAGCT GTCTCCTCCATGAAGTGTGGGATCCTTCCAATTTCTCAAGAGTCCCTTATCCTGGGAGATGTTGCCTATTATGACTACCAAGGATCACTTGATGAGCAGGAGGAGAGAATTCAACTGCAGAAAGTTCTGGGGCCAAGTTGTAAG GTGCTGGTACTCAGGAATCATGGAGTGGTAGCACTTGGAGAAACAGTTGAAGAagcttttcattatatttttaatgtgcagATAGCCTGTGAGATTCAG GTACGGGCCTTAGCAGGGGCAGGTGGAGTAGACAATCTACTTGTACTGGACCTTCAGAAGTATAAAGCTTTCACTCACACTGTAGCAGCATCTGGAGGAGGAGGTGTAAATATGGGTTCCCATCAGAAATGGAAGGTTGGCGAGGTTGAATTTGAAGGGCTGATGAGGACTCTGGACAATTTG GGGTATAGAACCGGCTATGCTTACAGGCATCCTCTCATCCGAGAGAAGCCTAGACATAAGAGTGATGTGGAAATCCCAGCAACTGTGACTGCTTTTTCCTTTGAAGATGATACAGTGCCACTCTCTCCTCTCAAATACATGGCACAGAGACAGCAGCGTGAAAAAACAAGATGGTTGAACTCACCAAATACTTATATGAAAGTGAATGTGCCTGAGGAGTCTCGAAATGGGGAAACCAGTCCCAGGACCAAAATCACA tggATGAAGGCAGAGGATTCCTCCAAAGTTAGTAGTGGAACACCTATCAAAATTGAAGATCCCAATCAGTTCGTTCCTCTAAACACAAACCCAAATGAGGTactagaaaagagaaataag ATTCGAGAACAAAACCGATATGACTTGAAAACTGCAGGACCACAGTCTCAGCTGCTGGCTGGAATTGTTGTGGATAAGCCTCCTTCT aCCATGCAATTTGAAGATGAGGATCATGGCCCACCAGCTCCTCCTAACCCATTCAGTCATCTCACAGAAGGAGAACTTGAAGAGTATAAGAAGACAATCGAACGGAAACAGCAAGGCCTGGAAG AAAACCATGATCTATTTTCCAAGAGCTTCATCTCCATGGAAGTGCCTGTCATGGTAGTAAATGGCAAGGATGATATGCATGATGTTGAAGATGAGCTTGCTAAGCGAGTGAGTAGATTAACTACAAGCACCACCATAGAAAACATCGAGATTACCATTAAGTCTCCAGAAAAAATTGAAGAAGTCCTGTCACCTGATGGCTCTCCTTCAAAATCACcatccaagaaaaagaagaaattccgTACTCcttcttttctgaaaaagaacaaaaaaaaggagaaagttgAAGcctaa
- the Add3 gene encoding gamma-adducin isoform X2, with the protein MSSDTSQGVITTPPPPSMPHKERYFDRINENDPEYIRERNMSPDLRQDFNMMEQRKRVTQILQSPAFREDLECLIQEQMKKGHNPTGLLALQQIADYIMTNSFSGFSSPPLSLGMVTPINDLPGSDTSSYVKGEKLTRCKLAGLYRLADLFGWAHLANTYISVRISKEQDHIIIIPRGLSFSEATASNLVKVNIIGEVVDQGSTNLKIDHTGFSPHAAIYSTRPDVKCVIHIHTLATAAVSSMKCGILPISQESLILGDVAYYDYQGSLDEQEERIQLQKVLGPSCKVLVLRNHGVVALGETVEEAFHYIFNVQIACEIQVRALAGAGGVDNLLVLDLQKYKAFTHTVAASGGGGVNMGSHQKWKVGEVEFEGLMRTLDNLGYRTGYAYRHPLIREKPRHKSDVEIPATVTAFSFEDDTVPLSPLKYMAQRQQREKTRWLNSPNTYMKVNVPEESRNGETSPRTKITWMKAEDSSKVSSGTPIKIEDPNQFVPLNTNPNEVLEKRNKIREQNRYDLKTAGPQSQLLAGIVVDKPPSTMQFEDEDHGPPAPPNPFSHLTEGELEEYKKTIERKQQGLEDAEQELLSDDASSVSQIQSQTQSPQNVPEKLEENHDLFSKSFISMEVPVMVVNGKDDMHDVEDELAKRVSRLTTSTTIENIEITIKSPEKIEEVLSPDGSPSKSPSKKKKKFRTPSFLKKNKKKEKVEA; encoded by the exons ATGAGTTCAGATACCAGCCAAGGCGTGATcactactcctcctcctcccagcatGCCTCACAAAGAGAGATATTTTGACCGAATCAATGAAAATGACCCTGAATACATTCGGGAGAGGAACATGTCTCCTGATCTACGACAAGACTTCAATATGATGGAGCAGAGGAAACGAGTTACTCAGATTCTGCAGAGTCCT GCTTTTCGGGAAGACCTGGAATGCCTTATTCAAGAACAGATGAAGAAAGGCCACAACCCAACTGGATTACTAGCGTTACAACAGATTGCAGATTATATCATGACCAATTCTTTCTCAGGATTTTCTTCACCTCCCCTCA gtcttGGTATGGTCACACCCATCAATGACCTTCCTGGTTCAGATACATCCTCCTATGTGAAGGGAGAAAAACTTACTCGTTGTAAACTTGCCGGCCTATACAGACTTGCAGATTTGTTTGGATGGGCACACCTGGCAAATACGTACATCTCA gtaAGAATAAGTAAGGAGCAAGACCATATTATAATAATTCCCAGAGGCCTATCTTTTTCAGAAGCCACAGCCTCCAATTTG GTAAAAGTCAATATAATTGGAGAAGTGGTTGACCAGGGAAGCACTAACCTGAAAATTGACCATACAGGATTCAGTCCCCATGCTGCCATCTATTCAACACGTCCTGATGTTAAATGTGTGATACACATCCATACCCTTGCTACTGCAGCT GTCTCCTCCATGAAGTGTGGGATCCTTCCAATTTCTCAAGAGTCCCTTATCCTGGGAGATGTTGCCTATTATGACTACCAAGGATCACTTGATGAGCAGGAGGAGAGAATTCAACTGCAGAAAGTTCTGGGGCCAAGTTGTAAG GTGCTGGTACTCAGGAATCATGGAGTGGTAGCACTTGGAGAAACAGTTGAAGAagcttttcattatatttttaatgtgcagATAGCCTGTGAGATTCAG GTACGGGCCTTAGCAGGGGCAGGTGGAGTAGACAATCTACTTGTACTGGACCTTCAGAAGTATAAAGCTTTCACTCACACTGTAGCAGCATCTGGAGGAGGAGGTGTAAATATGGGTTCCCATCAGAAATGGAAGGTTGGCGAGGTTGAATTTGAAGGGCTGATGAGGACTCTGGACAATTTG GGGTATAGAACCGGCTATGCTTACAGGCATCCTCTCATCCGAGAGAAGCCTAGACATAAGAGTGATGTGGAAATCCCAGCAACTGTGACTGCTTTTTCCTTTGAAGATGATACAGTGCCACTCTCTCCTCTCAAATACATGGCACAGAGACAGCAGCGTGAAAAAACAAGATGGTTGAACTCACCAAATACTTATATGAAAGTGAATGTGCCTGAGGAGTCTCGAAATGGGGAAACCAGTCCCAGGACCAAAATCACA tggATGAAGGCAGAGGATTCCTCCAAAGTTAGTAGTGGAACACCTATCAAAATTGAAGATCCCAATCAGTTCGTTCCTCTAAACACAAACCCAAATGAGGTactagaaaagagaaataag ATTCGAGAACAAAACCGATATGACTTGAAAACTGCAGGACCACAGTCTCAGCTGCTGGCTGGAATTGTTGTGGATAAGCCTCCTTCT aCCATGCAATTTGAAGATGAGGATCATGGCCCACCAGCTCCTCCTAACCCATTCAGTCATCTCACAGAAGGAGAACTTGAAGAGTATAAGAAGACAATCGAACGGAAACAGCAAGGCCTGGAAG ATGCTGAGCAGGAATTACTCTCAGATGACGCTTCATCTGTTTCACAAATTCAGTCTCAAACTCAGTCACCGCAAAATGTCCCTGAAAAATTAGAAG AAAACCATGATCTATTTTCCAAGAGCTTCATCTCCATGGAAGTGCCTGTCATGGTAGTAAATGGCAAGGATGATATGCATGATGTTGAAGATGAGCTTGCTAAGCGAGTGAGTAGATTAACTACAAGCACCACCATAGAAAACATCGAGATTACCATTAAGTCTCCAGAAAAAATTGAAGAAGTCCTGTCACCTGATGGCTCTCCTTCAAAATCACcatccaagaaaaagaagaaattccgTACTCcttcttttctgaaaaagaacaaaaaaaaggagaaagttgAAGcctaa